AACCATATAAAGGTGATATGGCAGCGCCATTACCGGTTGCGCGACATCAAATATCCCCGGGATGCGCGTTTGGTCCAAAACCGCAGCAGTAAAAAGAATTGGCGCTGTCTCACCTGCTGCACGGCCAACAGCTAATACCAATCCCGTTAGAATTCCTGGCAGGGCGCTTGGAAGCACTGCCCGCCAAAGCGTTTGCCACTTGGTCGCCCCTAATCCTAACGATGCCTCTCGAAATGAGATCGGCACTGCCCGAAGCGCATTCTCGGTGGTCGTGATAATAAGCGGAAGTACCATTATTGCAAGCGTTAAAGCTCCCGCAATTACTGATTTGCCAAAGCCAAAAAGAGTGATGTTGAACGGTAGCGCGATCCCGATAACAAAAAGCGATAAGCCAAAGAGTCCAAAAATAATCGAGGGCACGCCGGATAGGTTCACTACTGCCAAGCGAATTGACCGAGTCCAAAACCCCTGCGATGCGTATTCATTTAGATATATCGCTGCAAGCACTCCGAGCGGTAATGAGATAGTGACCGTTCCGATAACCAGATAAACCGTTCCAACCACTGCCGGCCAGATACCGCCCGCTGTCAGGTTTTTCTCCGGCAAGCTCGTTATGAAGTTCCACGAAAGTCCAGTAATCCCTTTATAGAGCAAATATCCAACCAACAGCACGATTGGAGCAATAATACAATAGGTGAGAAAGGTCAGCAGCGCAAACACTATCTTTTCCGTTCGTTCACGACGTTTTTGACGATCCTCATTTGATGGATCCATTAGGCGAGGCGTCTCGTTACCTGTTGGGTTTGGCATATCTGCATCGGATGTTATTTGAAGGGGTGATTCAATTAGTCCGCGCATTACTTCCCCCCCTTCCGCCGAACTAAACGATCGGCAGTGAAGTTGACCCCAAAAGTTATCAGGAAAAGGAATAGGCCAATAACGAATAGCGCTGAATAGTGAGCGCCTCCTTGTGCAGTTTCTCCCGCTTCGGCGGCAATAGCAGCGGTCATTGTACGAACCGGTTGGAAGATACCCCACCAACCTTCAGGTATCTGTGGTGAGTTCCCCGCCACCATCAACACCACCATCGTTTCGCCAATCGCGCGTCCCACACCAAGCATTACCGCGGCAACAATTCCTGATAACGAAGCCGGTAAGGTAATGCGCACTAATGTTTCCAATCGGGTAGCGCCTAAAGCTAAAGCGCCTTCCTGATAGTCACGCGGAACTGCCCGAATCGCATCCTCAGCAACCGAAACAATCGTTGGTAATGCCATAAACGCCAGCATAATCCCCGCTGCTAATGCCGACATACTGGAACTCATCTGAAGGATATTCCCGTGGCCTTGTGAGAAGCGAAAAAGCGCAGGCCCGATAAGCGCTAAGCCGATAAACCCCACGACTACCGAAGGAATGGCCGCGATTAATTCAATAACGGGCTTTAAAATCTCACGAACACGCACAGGGGCTATCGCGCCTACATAAACTGCTGCAATCACTCCCAACGGCAAAGCAATCGCAATCGCCAACGCAGTCACAACCAAAGTCCCTGCAATAAGAGGAGCGCCGCCAAATTTATCCGCCGTCGGCGACCAGGTAGTGCCGAATAGTATCTCACGCAAACTATAGTGGTAAGTTGTGAAGAAAGGAAGCGAATCACGCAGCAAAAATACGAATATAAGTACGATAATGGCTATCGAGAAGCCACCGGCTATATAGATAAGCTTCTCGATTAGCCATTCGTACCAATATCGTGCGTTCCAGAATCCTTTTTTTGCTAAATCAGCGTTTGAGAGGGACATACCCCGCCGTCTCTACAAGTTTTTGGCCTTCTTGTGAAAGTCCGAATTCGATGAATTGTGCGGCAGCGCCAGTCGGGTTACCACGAGTGTACATAAACAGAGGTCGAGACAAGACATACTCTCTGGATTGGATTGTGGCAATGCTTGGAGTGATCGCCGGGCTGTTGGTGTCCTTCGCTATGTTCAACACCTTTAGCTCCGGTTTGTTCTCGAAATATGCAAGACCGCCATAAGCGATCGCCTTTTCATTGTTCGACAATTCCTGAACCTCAGCAGTGGTGGACTGCTGGAACAAAGTGCCTTTGGCGAATTCCTGCTTTTTCAGAACATGATCTTTAAAAAAGTCGTGTGTCCCTGAGGACGAATCACGGGATATTAGAACGATTTGGCCGGGGTTTCCTCCAACATCCTTCCAATCCTTGATCTTACCTAAATAGATATTGCGAAGCTGCTCGACCGTGAGCTGTTTGACAGGATTCTTCGAGTTCACAGCAATTGCAATCCCGTCTAAGGCGATTTGAGTTGGAAACGGATCAAAGCCTTTCGATTTCGCTTGGGCAGCTTCTTCTGGCTTCATTTCGCGTGAAGCGTTACAAATATCAGCAGTTCCGTCAATTAAGGCTTTAACACCAGTGCCCGTGCCTGAGCCGCCAACGGTGATGTTGACATCCGTATGCAGTTTGTTAAAGGCGTCTTTCCATCCCTGAGCAATCGGCTGAACAGTGTTCGATCCTTCGATTTTCAGTGAATTACTACTTCCTGCCGAACCGGTACTTGTAGTCGATCGGCATCCTGAGATAGAGACTAGCGCCAATACAGCAGCTATTCCCCATACAACCCAGTGTTTACTCATTGCTTCCCCCTTTAGAATTGCCAGCATCATATTGATTTTAACAGCCAATTGTTAAGGGAATGTTAAGAAATGGATATTTTCTTGTTAAACTCTTCCGTTTTCGCTTTTTGCATTAGTCAGGTGCAATTGCCCTTGGATAGCTACTTGAGTTGAGAAGGTTTTATACATCCTTTGATATGCTTCTCTCTGGTACAATTTTACTAGTATCTAATTTGCTAATTTTAGCTTTGGGAGGAAGAATAAGTATGCTCGTTATTCCCAATAATGCAGTTGTACTGTTTCAGGGCGATAGCATCACTGACGTGGGACGCAACCGTGAGGAATCAACCGATCTCGGCTCAGGATATGTCATGATGGCTGCATCGTGGTTCAATGCCACGCACCCCAAGAAGCATGTTAAGTTTCTTAATAGAGGTGTCAGCGGAGACGTGGCAACCGGTTTAAGAGCCAGATGGCAGGAAGACTGCCTCGACCTCAAACCAACTATTGTATCGATTATGATTGGCATTAATGATTGTTTTTTGGGGGTTGAAAATGCGGTTTATGAAGAAGCTTACCGTTCGATTTTGACCGACACCAGCGAAAAGCTTAATGCTGAATTGATTTTGATTGAACCATTTGGGGTTCCTGCCAGTATCAACCCAACCCCACGGCCGGATCTCGACATCAAAATTAACATTGTTCGAAAACTTGCCCGCGAATTTAAAGCCACATTGATCCCAATGGATGGCATTTTCGCCAAGGCGTCAACCTTACGCGAGCCTGATTTCTGGGCTCCGGATTCTGTGCACCCAACATCTGCCGGTCATGCATTAATGGCCCGCGCCTGGCTCGAAGCCGTCGGCGCACTTTAATATATAGGAGATAACTATGGATAGCAATCATGTAAAGGGACCCGGATTTCATCATCTAATGATGCGCGTTACCGAATTCGATAAAGTCGTTAAATTTTACAACGAAATAGGCTTGAAAACCGCCTACACTATGGGCGAAGGCGAAGGCCGAGGTGTCTTACTCGATACCGGCGAAGGCAATTATATCGAGATTTTCGCAGGTGGAACTCGTGCCCCAGGCGAAGATCCACCCGAAGGCGCCGTCATCCACTTCGCGTTGCGAGTGCCTAACACCGATGAAGCTTATAACAAAGCCCTCGCTGCCGGAGCTATCTCAGAAAAGGAACCCATCGACGTCACCCTACAAGGCAATCCTCCGGTTCCTGTCCGAATTGCCTTCTGCAAAGGCTTCAACGGCGAAATAATCGAGTTCTTCCAGAACGAAACCCTGTAAGTTGCAAAAATGGCTTCGGCAGCTTTCCTGCCGAAGCCATTTTTGTTCTTTAGCTTGTAGTGGCAGGGTAAGCCCTGCCCTCTGGAGAGCGTAGCAAGCTACGCCCCTACAAAAAGATAATCCACTTCCCTAAGTAGGCCGTCAGGCCATATCGATGGGCGGTTATATTAATAAGTCCTCCAAAGCCCTTAGGCTAGGAGGAGGTTTCTTCGGCACATACCGCCTCGAAATGACACTAAATGGTATTGCCTTTAGCCCTGAGTACCATACAAGGTACAATAGTGCTTGAAAGACACCGACGGCAGGTGAGTACTTCTAGGGAAGCTTGGAGAACATCGTGAAGAAAATTCATGTTAACATTACCGCAACGAAAGATCAGTCTCATATTCCAATTTTGTGGCGATTGGGACACGAATTCGATGTCATCGTTAACATTCTTAAAGCCAATATCGACGAGGATTTCGCATGGGTAATGGTCGAGTTGGAAGGGCCATTGGCGGAAATCCAGCGCTCTATTGCCTGGCTCCAAACAACAGGGGTCATCGTCGATCCTATTGAACGCTCTGTATCCGAATGAGACCCCATCAAGAAGTTTTGACTGCACCTTACGCGCCTCCTGACTTCCAGACGTTCTGGGAAAGAACCGCTTGGTCTCACACCAGCGTGTCGTTAAATATTGAACGTACCCACCAAACTTTAGACGATACTTCCACCCATCGCGTTGATCGCATATCATTCTTCGGCGGCGGGGGAAAAAGAATTCACGGCTGGTTCGGCGTCCCAAAAGATGAAATTCCTTTGTTCGGCGGGCTATTATGTCTTCCGGTCTATGGATGGGAAGCCCAACCAATCGATTTCAACTCCACGCTTCCCGGCTTTGCAACATTATCTTTGAACCTTCACGGCTACCCGCCCGATTATATACGTGATTATGAATACGGTGACGGCTATATGGCGCGTGGAATTGAGTCTCGAGATTCTTACATCTTCCGTGACATCACCATTACTGCTCTTCGCGCGCTCGATGTATTAGCAGAACAGGTTGAGGTCGATAACAATCGCCTGGTGGCAGGAGGAATGAGTCAGGGAGGCGGCCTGGTATTCTGGCTCAGCGCCCTCACCAATCGGCTAAAAGCCGTCTACGCTGACATGCCTTTTTATGCCGACCACCGCGAATATTTCCGCCGTCAAGTTCGTTATCCCTATAAAGAGATTTTCGATTATATCCAAACCCATCCGTCCACTGAAGTCGAAATTCGACAAACCCTAGCCTACTACGACACCCTCAACTTCGCCCCGCACACTCGTTGTCCTGTCCAAGTTAGCTACGGCAAAAAAGACCCCAAAGTCCGCCCTATCGGTGTCCAAAGCATTTACTCAGCCCTCCCCGAACCAAAGAACCTAATCGTCTACGAAAACGGCCACGACTGGGACCCCAAAATGCCCGAAAACAACTTGGCTTGGTTGAAGAAGATATATTAGCGGAAAGAATCGAAGCGCGAGGCGCTATAGCTACTTCTGGCGAGATTGACGAAGAGTAACACGGACAGTCACAAACATGATTTTCTGGCCCTTTTTTACTTCCGCCTTATTCTTGGCAGCCCGCTGATTGCTATTTTTCGTTACTTGACTAGCAAGAGCTTGAGAAGGAGCATTACCTGATTTGACAGCCTGGCTATCTTTAGCTTGAACTTGTTCAGCTTGAGTTGTATAATTCTGAGTAACCTGCCGGTCCTGGACAATATCGTTTTTATTAACAACCGCGCCGAGTTTGGTGATCTGAGAGAGCGTTTTATTAAGATCAAAGACAGGCACTCTGAGCACTATTACGTTCACTAAGTTCTGATTCTGAACATTGGTATCGGATTGCCGTGTGTTGTTATAGGAAACAGACGTGTTCATCGTTTTCAAGGCTTGAGCATCTAAAGCTCTAATCGAAGCAGCCGCCTCGATCGGATTGCTTACTTCTAAGATAATATCAACTTGTTTAGGTACCGATTGCTGGGTCGACGCATTATTCGCTAAGACTTGGCTTCTTAACTTACCGTTAAGCTGATCTGAAGGCTTACTATCCGAAGAATTGTTTGAGGTATCAACCCAAGAAGGAGCCGCCCCACCTCCGCTCGCGTATTGATCTTTTTCCGCTAAAACTTTAACAGGTACTGCGGTTTCTAAGCTTCCTGCTTCAGGTGCTAATGCGCCGACAGATGGTGGAGCAGGAGTTAATGCTAAAGCGTTTTTTTCATCTTTATTAATCCACCTTGCGTCATCATTGCGCAAGATTGGTATTGAATAGTTTCTTTTTGTCCTTAATGTTGGCTGGTTCAAACCACCACCATCAAACAGCCCTTCAGCGTCCGCTATTTCGGTGGTTGAAGGAGAAGCGAGCGCATCCTTTCTCAGAGCCGAACTACCGAGACTGCCTTTTCGCGCAGACTCTGGCAGAGACAATGATGGCGCTTCACCAATCGCACTCGGGCTGCCAATCATTACCGGCTGCACACTTCGATGGCTTATGGTATTTCGGAAAACTGGATATATGACCAACGCGACTAGAGCGATAACTGCTGTAGCTGCAATGAGTTCGAATGGCTGGAAACTTCTGCGTATAGGAACAGGCGCTTCAGCTTTGTCGATCTTGCCCATCTGAACCTGCAAATGCTCTTGGCGAAGTCGTTCTAATATCTGGTCGCGAAGAAGAGGGGCTGCCTTTGGCTCTTCGACATTCCTTACCTGAGAAGAAAGCCACTGCAGCTCCTCCAACTCCTGCTTGCAAGAATTGCAGTCTACAAGATGCATTTCTATACGGCGAGTGAATCGGGGGTCCAACTCACCGTCAAGATAGGCTTTAATATTCAGTCTTAGCTTCTCATGTCTCATTATACGTTGCCTCCGCAACCGTATCCTTGAGCGATCGACGCAACAACTTGAACGCATGGAACAACCGCGACTTCACGGTTCCTATCGGGATTTGCATCGTCTCCGCAATCTCGCGATAGGTTAGCCCGTGCAACTCATGCAGGATGACCGGCAATCGGTGCGCCTCATCCAACTCGTCAAGGGCTTGTTCGACACGTTCCTGACCAAGTAGACGCAGCGCTTGCTTTTCAACATCATATCGGTCATCAGCCACTTCAAAATCATCCAATAGACTGACCTCTTCCGGTCGCTGCCGCCGCCTCCAAGTTAAGCAGGTATTGACGGTGACCCTATAAACCCACGTCGACAGCTTAGCCTGCCCTCGAAATGAGGTAAGGCTTTTATAGATGGCAACAAAAGTTTCCTGGGTTACATCCTCAGCATCCGACACGCCTACCATTCGGTACGCTAGTCGATAGACACGCTCCTGATACATATCCAGAAGCGCATCAAATCCAGAGTTGTCACCATCAAGAATCCGCCGAACCAGAGGTTCGTCTTCCATGTGGCTCTCTTAGTCCTATTTGTTTAGTAGCATACTTGGCGTGAAGTGTTCACGCATAATTGCGAAATTTCCAAAACGATAATACCTGAGTTTTTATCTCTGCGCGAATGGAGTGAACCTGGTTGACAGTTTCGAAGTAAGCAGGTATTCTATATCGTGCTTGGGGATATAGCTCAGCTGGGAGAGCGCTGCAATCGCACTGCAGAGGTCAGGGGTTCGAATCCCCTTATCTCCATTTTATTATATTGCGTAGTGCGTATTACGTATCCCGGATTCTTTCTTATTCTCGAAACTTCCGCCTAGCCTTATGTAGGCTTCTGGGCTGTATCGAAGGGCAGAAAAAGTTAGCAATAGTTTCAGAGGAAGTTTCCACGGGCACAAAAATCCCTCTTAACTACAAAAAAAATGCCACCTATCCGATCTGACTTCTGATTTCTGATCAATAACTTCACATCCGGAAATACGTACTACGCAATACGCACTACGTCCCAATTACCTTAGTAATTGACTCTAGCAGCCCATCATGCCATAATTCATACCGCTTCTCAAAAAGGGCGGTTGGCTCAGCGGTAGAGCGCTTCGTTCACACCGAAGAGGTCACTGGTTCAAATCCAGTACCGCCCATATAAAACAAGCCCCCTGTTCTCCAGGGGGCTTTAATAATTCCAGTTATTTAGTACTATGAACTCCCCTCCTAAGAGCACACCAGACGCCTCTCGATTGGCAATGGCTTGGACGATCTGGGCGTAGGTCATGTTCTTCTTTTGTCCCCGATCTTCATAGATTGCAAGAATGCCCTGATGAGTTGGGTTGGTCTCGTGGAAAGCCCGAAAATGATCGCAGTTACGGGTTAATAGGATTCGGGTCAGTTCCGTAGCAGTATTAATAACTAGCTCGTCCGGTAGTGCGGTTAGACCGGCTTTTCTTAACGTTGAAACAAGTACCTTGGCCTCGGTGTCTTCATCAACAAGTAGTCTTAGGCTCAACGGTCACTCCTTTGACTTCCAAACGCTGGCGCTCCTCATCGGCTTCCATGGCAATTAACGCTTGGTTTGCTTCGCAATAACTTATGGCTTCTTCTATTGCCAGCAGCGGCAGGTCCCAGTTCTCAGCGGCTTCTTCCTTGGTCATGTTGTTGGCAAGCATATCGCGCCACACAGTCGAGGCCAATAACTTTCTCCCTTTGACGTAGAGTTGGCGTCTCCATGGATCGGGGCGCTGAACCAAATAGGTCCACTGGTTGACATGTGAATTTTGAAGCTCTGGAAGTAGAAGTTCAGTCCTATTACCAGCAATATCTACCAACTGAATTAGGAAATTCTCCCGCGCTCTCATTGCTAGCGCCTCGTAGACCTTCACCGCCCGTAAGAAAACTTCCTTTTCACTTGCCATTCCAAGCATAGTCTTGAGCCTGTCAATAAGCGCTTCCTCTTCCGGTGTCACGTTGAAGTTCTGTCTTTTCAATTTGGTAGCCATCGATACCTCCCTCAGTTATGAGTATAATTTGAATATACCATACACATGCGTCATTAGGACTAATAATTTCAAATCATAAGCCAATGGGCTTCCCTCAAAGAGTACTCATCAACACCCTCACCGCCAATGAAACAGCTACGCCTAACGCGCCTATGGCTCATAGGTTGTTTCGGTTCAAAGGAAGTTATTTCGCAAACCAGAAAGCAGCGATTAGCAGACCAGTTATACCGCCCCACGCAAAGGCAGAGAGTATCTTTTCATCACGGCTGAGTTTGAAGCCACGGCGATTGACGATTAGCATAACAAATGCCATCGGTACCAACGCGGGAAGGGCTTGGAGGGGAATATCGAATATGCGCTTATCCCCAAAGTTAAGCACTACCTGAAGATAGGTCATCAGAACAATGCACATGGTGAATAGGGTCATTTTTCGGCGCAGGTCAAATTTGATCAGACACATAAAGAAGAAAGCGAGAAATAGTATATCACCGGGGCCGATGATAGCGAATATTTGCTTGAGAGGGATATAAGCGCTATCTGCAATCCCTACTTGCGGGATAGTCATCGAGACGAGCGGCAACAGGTCGGGGGCTTTTTGCATCGCCTGATTAGCCGGCCCAAGTGGGTTGAGTACCGTAAAAATATCCACTGCCGCTGCGACCGGCGCAACAGGAACCAACAAGTTCGGTTCCCTAATCAAAAACGAGAGCAAAACGCCCGCCGCAACCAACACAAACAGCAATAGTATCTTGTTGAACAATTCCAGTATGAGCTTTTCAACGATTCGTGGGGGAGGTGGCTCATCCATCACTTCCGGCAATATCAGCGCCAACGCAGGCAAGCTGTTGAGATAGAACGGCAATTCGCGTCCATGGTCGATCAATTGATTGGCAATAAAACGGTTAAACGCCAATTCTTCCAGCTTTGTCTGATACTGATTTTCAATCAATATCATCTTTTGCTGCTGCAAGATTATCCCTAAAAGAGGAAGCAGGCATCCAATCATTACGATTAATGCCACCCGCCATCGCCAACGGAACTTGACTAATTGATAAACCAAAACGATGGTAACGCAGGTAAAAAGTGGAGAGAAGATATAAGCCGAAATGCCCCATGCCCAGGTGACAGGAACCTGCAGAAACGGAACAATCGCCCTCAATCCAATATCGGCAAACAACAAAAGCGCGGCAACCCAAAACAAGCCGCCCTGCAGCGACGAGGGCTTATAAGGCTCTACCTGTTCCGTCGGCAAAGTAGTTAAGTTTTTATCCTGAAATTCATCCATTCTATATTCGCTTAAACTTCCTGTCTAAATCATCACTCGTAATTGTAATCGTGACCGGACGGCCATGAGGGCAGAGATAGGGGTTTTCAGTCTCGGCAAGTTGTCTAATCAGGGCTTCCATTTCGGCGATAGTGAGCGAATCTCCTGCTTTCACTGCTTGCTTACATGAAGCTGTAATCCAAACCTGCTCTCTTGCCGCCGGAAGCCTTCGCGCCACTGTCGCATCCACCAATTCATCGATAATATCTTTCAGCAGTTCCTCATAATTCTTCTCGGCGCTTGCCGATGGGACTGCGCGCAGGATAAAAGTGTCAGCCCCAAATGGCTCCAATTCGAAGCCAATCTGATTTAATTCTTCTAACTTCTCCCGAACCATCAAAGCAGCCCTGCGATCCACCTCAAGGGTTACAGGGGTAAGCAATCGCTGAGAATCAACCAGTGTCGCACCTTTGATTCCGCACAATTTCTCGTAAATCACCCGCTCATGCGCCACATGCTGATCGACAATTACAACGCCTTTACTAGTCTCACAAATAATATAGGTATTGCGATATTGGCCGAGAACTCGCAATCCCGGCAACAAGTCCGCAAAAGGCATCGCCCGACCTGCCGGTGATAATTGCTCGACGTTCGGATTAGTCGATTGTTCTACCAATAAGTTGTCTTCAAACGGATTGGGAGCCATAGGTCCAAACGCTCCAATAGCCGCTTGCACATTGCCCGAGTGGAAACTCTGACCGGATGGTCCAACCCACATTGGAGGCATCGGCCGCGGTGTATTTGATAGCGCATCGGGGATCATGCCATGCTTTTTTAGCGCCTCATTAACGGCTTGATGCACAGCGGCAAACACATCCCCCTCACGCGCAAATTTGACCTCGATTTTGGAGGGGTGGACATTCACATCCACCTTAGAGGGGTTCATCTCAATATGAATAAGCGCCACCGGAAATCGTCTTTCTGGTGTGAGCGAACGATAGGCTTCATCCAGTGCAGAAATAAGGGTGCGGGATTTGACAGGGCGGCGATTAACATACCATGCCTGATAAACTCGGTTCGGTCGAGTGATGTGCGGAGGCGAAATAAAACCGGTCACCTTCATTCCATGCGCTTCGGTCTCCAGTGGAGCCAACGAGCGCGCCGTATCTTTGCCCCAAACAGCCGACACTGCCCCAATCGCATCCCCCGCCCCAGGACTGACCAATATCTCCTGATTGCCCTGCTGAAGCCTGAATGAAACCTCGGGATAACCCATCGCATACTTGGCAACCAATTCAACAATATAGGACAACTCGGTCGCAGGCGATTTCATGAACTTTAATCGAGCCGGAGTGTTATAAAAGAGGTCATGAACAGTAAGACTCGTCCCATCAGCCGCCCCAACTTCTGACGACTCGATAATATCCCCACCCTGAACCACGATTTTATGTCCGGCAACTTCGTTCGCAGATTTAGTCACTAGCTCTAGATGAGAAACTGAAGCGATACTGGGCAGTCCTTCACCGCGAAAACCTAAAGTATGAATATCGAAAAGATCATCCGCATGAGCAATTTTTGATGTAGCATGTCGCTGCAAAGCAAGGATTGCATCCTGACCATTCATGCCAAGGCCGTCGTCTACCACCCGAATGAGTTTACGACCACCCAATTCCACCTGGACAACAATCCGTTTAGCGCCTGCATCAAGACTGTTCTCGACCAGTTCCTTCACCACAGAAGCCGGTCGTTCGACAACCTCTCCTGCGGCAATTCGGTTTATTGTGTTGTCATCCAACAAGACGACATGTTTAATCGAGTCCATGAATTCCATTATACTACACGAACGTATACCATGCGGAAGCTGAAAACGGGGGGGATTTGAAGGTGAGAGATTACCCTGCAGGAGGTAAACCCTAAGTTTTTATGCTGCAAAGTTACGGCGCAAATGATCGCCGTAGCGATTAAGAGCGTCGCGAGTTCGGTAGATACGCTCGATTAAGTCGCCCTGATCGAGCTTTAACAGTTGAGTAATTGATGGAGCCACGAACAACGCTTCGAAACCGTCACTCGGCTTCCCTACGCAATTCAGCCCCAACATATCATCAGATGGATGCAGCATCAGGTGAGCGATAAGAAATGGGCGAACGTTTGGATAATTCTTAATCATCCAGTTACGCAAACGTCCGTATTGAGCTTCAAAAGCAGATGTATCTTCAAAACGAGCAGCGATGCACAACACGTCGACCAAGTCCTCGTAGTAACCATAAAATTCAACCAACCGGTCACGTTGAACTGAAAGCGAAACCGGCTCAACTAAACCAAGTCTTTTATAGATACCCGAACGTGCTATTGCATAAAATGCTAACCACCATTCCGCAGCGTCCATGGCTGCAATACGGAAACTGTTTCGAAGATGACGCGCATGATATCCCGCTAGCACGGGGGTGCGCGCGATCCCTCTCATAAGTGAAGCTATCTTTGTCATAATTACGAGCCCCCTTCCTTGGAGTTCTCCAGTTGCTTAACGAAATTAATTCTAAGGTCCTGAATCAGGCTTCGAAGCTCACGCTTCTCATTCTCTTGCAATCGGGTTTCAAGTTTCTCTACAAGCAATGCTGCGCAATCCACTGCAATGCGCGCCTGCTCTAAATCCTGCTCAACTTTTTTCGTATGCGGGTCGGGCATGAGTCCCATAGCCCGCCACGCATAGGAGGAGAACATAGCAATGGAACTGTTCAGAATGTCATACGCATTAAATGAAGGCATAATCGGGGCTTCTTCTTGCGATTCAATATTCTCTTCTTTAGAATCAGAAGCTCCCTGCGGTGCGGCCATTTTTTCGGACTCGTCCACGATATACCACCTCCCTTCTTCTCTATATTTTATCCGAATTTTTACCAGGATACAATACACCGAGAAGACACATTACAATTATTTTTTCCAGAGGGGTTAAATTTAAAATACAAAAGGACGCGTCCAATTTTTGAACACGCCCTTTTCATCGTAAAGGAGCTTTTGCGTACTAATGTTCCTCGCGGTCATTATTAGAAGAAAGAAATGATTGCTTACAATAATCCGCGAGTTTTCGTAGTGCGCTTTCCGCATCCTTGTCTCCCTCATACTGGCTCATTAAGCACAGTGTAAGAAGAGCAAACGCTTCCTCTTGCGATAGTTGCACGCCAACCGGCGGCGCAAGAATAGATGCTGGCAATACGACTCACCTCCTTTGCTACTTGGCACAAGTCATTAGACGACCAAGGAGTGAGAGGGTTTCAATAAGATCAAAGAAAATACCAAAAAGAAACAAACACTACAACGAGCGAAGATTTAAGCATTTAGGTAGTAGTGAGCGAGAAAGAAGAATCTCGGCGGTATCCATTTTCGATACCGCCGAGATGACGACACCATTAAGCAATTCAATCAATCAGACGCTATTTAACGCCGATTTTGAAAATTCGCTTGCCACATGTGGGGCAGGTACCGGTCACAGCGGCCTTGCCATTTTTCAAAGTCGTCGTGGTCGGATTGGTGATCTCACGCTTAGTGCGACATTTTAGGCAGTATCCTTCCATGCCGTCACCTCCTTTATCTAGATTAATATTACTTACTTAGACACGCATGTTAAGAATTCCTGCTTTATTAAAGAAATTTTTTAATAATTTTTATGTTTGCTACAGCTAACCTTGCGTACAAACCGCTTAATCATCAATCTAGAGCTAAAAAAACGAATTATAAG
Above is a window of bacterium DNA encoding:
- the pstA gene encoding phosphate ABC transporter permease PstA → MRGLIESPLQITSDADMPNPTGNETPRLMDPSNEDRQKRRERTEKIVFALLTFLTYCIIAPIVLLVGYLLYKGITGLSWNFITSLPEKNLTAGGIWPAVVGTVYLVIGTVTISLPLGVLAAIYLNEYASQGFWTRSIRLAVVNLSGVPSIIFGLFGLSLFVIGIALPFNITLFGFGKSVIAGALTLAIMVLPLIITTTENALRAVPISFREASLGLGATKWQTLWRAVLPSALPGILTGLVLAVGRAAGETAPILFTAAVLDQTRIPGIFDVAQPVMALPYHLYMVALFLPGAPDDLKWRTAVVLVTIVLAFNASALIIRSYYRRKQQW
- the pstC gene encoding phosphate ABC transporter permease subunit PstC — protein: MSLSNADLAKKGFWNARYWYEWLIEKLIYIAGGFSIAIIVLIFVFLLRDSLPFFTTYHYSLREILFGTTWSPTADKFGGAPLIAGTLVVTALAIAIALPLGVIAAVYVGAIAPVRVREILKPVIELIAAIPSVVVGFIGLALIGPALFRFSQGHGNILQMSSSMSALAAGIMLAFMALPTIVSVAEDAIRAVPRDYQEGALALGATRLETLVRITLPASLSGIVAAVMLGVGRAIGETMVVLMVAGNSPQIPEGWWGIFQPVRTMTAAIAAEAGETAQGGAHYSALFVIGLFLFLITFGVNFTADRLVRRKGGK
- a CDS encoding PstS family phosphate ABC transporter substrate-binding protein, yielding MSKHWVVWGIAAVLALVSISGCRSTTSTGSAGSSNSLKIEGSNTVQPIAQGWKDAFNKLHTDVNITVGGSGTGTGVKALIDGTADICNASREMKPEEAAQAKSKGFDPFPTQIALDGIAIAVNSKNPVKQLTVEQLRNIYLGKIKDWKDVGGNPGQIVLISRDSSSGTHDFFKDHVLKKQEFAKGTLFQQSTTAEVQELSNNEKAIAYGGLAYFENKPELKVLNIAKDTNSPAITPSIATIQSREYVLSRPLFMYTRGNPTGAAAQFIEFGLSQEGQKLVETAGYVPLKR
- a CDS encoding SGNH/GDSL hydrolase family protein, which produces MLVIPNNAVVLFQGDSITDVGRNREESTDLGSGYVMMAASWFNATHPKKHVKFLNRGVSGDVATGLRARWQEDCLDLKPTIVSIMIGINDCFLGVENAVYEEAYRSILTDTSEKLNAELILIEPFGVPASINPTPRPDLDIKINIVRKLAREFKATLIPMDGIFAKASTLREPDFWAPDSVHPTSAGHALMARAWLEAVGAL
- a CDS encoding VOC family protein, whose translation is MDSNHVKGPGFHHLMMRVTEFDKVVKFYNEIGLKTAYTMGEGEGRGVLLDTGEGNYIEIFAGGTRAPGEDPPEGAVIHFALRVPNTDEAYNKALAAGAISEKEPIDVTLQGNPPVPVRIAFCKGFNGEIIEFFQNETL
- a CDS encoding NIL domain-containing protein, whose translation is MKKIHVNITATKDQSHIPILWRLGHEFDVIVNILKANIDEDFAWVMVELEGPLAEIQRSIAWLQTTGVIVDPIERSVSE
- a CDS encoding acetylxylan esterase is translated as MTAPYAPPDFQTFWERTAWSHTSVSLNIERTHQTLDDTSTHRVDRISFFGGGGKRIHGWFGVPKDEIPLFGGLLCLPVYGWEAQPIDFNSTLPGFATLSLNLHGYPPDYIRDYEYGDGYMARGIESRDSYIFRDITITALRALDVLAEQVEVDNNRLVAGGMSQGGGLVFWLSALTNRLKAVYADMPFYADHREYFRRQVRYPYKEIFDYIQTHPSTEVEIRQTLAYYDTLNFAPHTRCPVQVSYGKKDPKVRPIGVQSIYSALPEPKNLIVYENGHDWDPKMPENNLAWLKKIY